The Phycisphaeraceae bacterium genome has a window encoding:
- a CDS encoding phage portal protein encodes MLKAIANIMSRVGRETRGASPSPVTSLPPDPHGRGSRRGGGGRRPVVAKFDSAQTTADNRRHWANADGLSPNAAINPEVRRVLRNRARYEVANNSYAKGIVLTLANDTVGTGPRLQMLTDDAAANRRVEVLFEAWAAAIDLPGKLRTMRMARAESGEAFGLLVSSPGIDSTVKLDLRLIEPEQVASPHLPWSRAARALPGDADGIVLDAYGLPAAYRVLRQHPGDVSNWAGPGAGADPAFDTLPASSVLHYFRPDRPGQLRGVPDITPALPLFAQLRRYTLAVIAAAETAADFAAVLYTDAPANGEADPLEPMDEIELEKRMATVLPGGWKLGQVHAEQPTTSYAEFKREILNEIARCLNMPFNVAAGNSSGYNYASGRLDHQTYFKSLRVDQHHLRLAVLDRLLRAWLDEATLVEGLLPQSMRVRGAATPHTWFWDGVEHVDPAKEATAQATRLANHTTTLAHEFARQGRDWEDELRQRAKELALMAELGLPLTTTAQQESAPRRDEEQETEAHAI; translated from the coding sequence ATGCTGAAAGCCATCGCCAACATCATGAGCCGGGTCGGACGTGAGACGCGAGGAGCATCTCCCTCCCCGGTGACGTCGCTTCCCCCCGACCCGCACGGACGCGGGTCGCGTCGGGGGGGCGGCGGCCGTCGCCCGGTCGTTGCCAAGTTCGACTCGGCGCAGACCACCGCCGACAACCGCAGGCACTGGGCGAACGCCGATGGGTTGTCACCCAACGCCGCGATCAACCCCGAGGTGCGACGCGTCCTCCGCAACCGGGCGCGCTACGAAGTCGCCAACAACTCCTACGCCAAGGGCATCGTCCTCACGCTTGCCAACGACACGGTCGGCACCGGCCCCCGGCTGCAGATGCTCACCGACGACGCGGCCGCGAACCGGCGCGTCGAGGTGCTCTTCGAGGCGTGGGCGGCGGCGATCGACCTGCCCGGCAAGCTCCGCACCATGCGGATGGCCCGCGCCGAGAGCGGCGAGGCCTTCGGGCTCCTGGTCAGCAGCCCCGGCATCGACTCGACCGTCAAGCTCGACCTACGGCTGATCGAGCCCGAGCAGGTGGCATCACCACACCTGCCGTGGAGCCGGGCGGCCCGTGCGCTCCCGGGCGATGCCGACGGCATCGTGCTCGACGCCTACGGACTCCCCGCCGCGTACCGCGTGCTACGCCAGCACCCGGGGGATGTGAGCAACTGGGCCGGTCCGGGCGCAGGTGCCGACCCCGCGTTCGACACGCTCCCGGCCAGCAGCGTGCTGCACTACTTCCGGCCCGATCGGCCCGGTCAACTGCGTGGCGTTCCGGACATCACTCCCGCGCTGCCGCTGTTCGCGCAGCTGCGGCGGTACACCCTCGCCGTCATCGCGGCCGCCGAGACCGCCGCCGACTTCGCAGCGGTGCTCTACACCGACGCCCCCGCCAACGGCGAGGCCGACCCGCTGGAGCCGATGGACGAGATCGAGCTCGAGAAGCGCATGGCGACCGTGCTGCCCGGCGGCTGGAAGCTGGGCCAGGTCCACGCCGAGCAGCCGACCACGAGCTACGCCGAGTTCAAGCGCGAGATCCTCAACGAGATCGCACGCTGCCTGAACATGCCCTTCAACGTCGCGGCGGGCAACTCCTCCGGTTACAACTACGCGAGCGGACGCCTCGACCACCAGACGTACTTCAAGAGTCTGCGCGTCGACCAGCATCACCTGCGGCTGGCGGTCCTCGACCGCCTGCTCCGGGCCTGGCTTGACGAAGCAACCCTCGTCGAAGGGCTGCTCCCGCAGTCGATGCGGGTGCGCGGAGCGGCGACGCCTCACACCTGGTTCTGGGATGGCGTCGAGCACGTCGACCCGGCCAAGGAAGCCACGGCCCAGGCCACGCGCCTGGCCAACCACACCACCACGCTCGCCCACGAGTTCGCCCGCCAGGGGCGCGACTGGGAGGACGAGCTCCGTCAGCGGGCCAAGGAACTCGCGCTCATGGCCGAGCTCGGGCTCCCGCTCACCACGACCGCACAGCAGGAGTCCGCCCCGAGGCGTGACGAGGAACAGGAGACCGAAGCCCATGCCATCTGA
- a CDS encoding DUF2190 family protein: MSTTKFVQEGAAIDYTPGADIPAGTVVVQGDLVGTTRVDLKSGQLGSLAVQGVFDFPKATGAGTAFTVGTLAYWDATNKVATKTASGNKVIGKAVRAAADADTSVRIRMSQ, translated from the coding sequence ATGTCCACGACGAAGTTCGTACAGGAAGGCGCAGCGATCGACTACACCCCCGGGGCCGACATCCCCGCGGGCACGGTCGTCGTACAAGGCGACCTGGTCGGCACCACGCGCGTCGATCTCAAGTCGGGCCAGCTCGGCTCGCTGGCGGTGCAGGGGGTGTTCGACTTCCCCAAGGCCACTGGCGCGGGCACGGCGTTCACCGTCGGCACGCTGGCCTACTGGGACGCGACCAACAAGGTCGCCACCAAGACCGCCTCGGGCAACAAGGTGATCGGCAAGGCCGTGCGTGCCGCGGCCGACGCCGACACGAGTGTTCGCATCCGGATGTCGCAGTAA